A section of the Saccharopolyspora gregorii genome encodes:
- a CDS encoding helix-turn-helix transcriptional regulator: MARERVSITGRDEALAELRAALRSGAERGRLIVVRGEQGIGRTRLLEAAARRWLSRGVRVTQVRAGRERYGIDAVVEALRADFDRSGGPELIDCISALTRLHEHEPEEPGARFVTAVAELNRVFGRIGSTGPRAVLVDDVLEITDPVPLLLAARRPGNLVVASLRTGAESSAGARELLELADKVLDLEPLRNEDVATIAGGDLDESVHEALRAALGPFYGNPGAVLATVRDLREHSRITDHRLTVPEADIALPADHALVLRARRLGPLAPRLLIAAAAFGALDLDDLPLVADVLREDVAGCERAVDRLVEKGLLVGDEEGRLRCACPALAAAVARQERDVVRRLAAPEVVGARVAAQPLSSVGSAGSLRSAARAQSWSAADSRLVGLVGSGLTNRQIGSKLGLREKTVESQLTRLFAKTGCRSRVELVSVANAPRPGSGGVTGSRSSASAWATRRSGAGKALGG; this comes from the coding sequence ATGGCGCGGGAACGGGTGTCGATCACGGGGCGGGACGAGGCGCTGGCGGAACTGCGGGCCGCGCTGCGGTCCGGTGCGGAACGCGGTCGGTTGATCGTCGTCCGCGGAGAGCAGGGCATCGGCAGGACCCGGCTGTTGGAGGCCGCTGCCCGGCGCTGGCTGTCCCGAGGTGTGCGGGTGACCCAGGTGCGTGCGGGTCGTGAGCGCTACGGGATCGACGCGGTGGTCGAAGCGCTCCGTGCGGACTTCGACCGGTCCGGGGGGCCCGAGCTGATCGACTGCATCAGTGCGTTGACCCGCCTGCACGAGCACGAGCCGGAAGAGCCGGGAGCGCGGTTCGTCACCGCCGTCGCCGAGTTGAACCGGGTGTTCGGCCGTATCGGGAGTACCGGGCCGAGGGCGGTGCTCGTCGACGACGTCCTGGAGATCACGGATCCCGTTCCCCTGCTGCTCGCCGCCCGCCGTCCGGGCAATCTGGTCGTCGCTTCCCTGCGCACCGGTGCCGAGTCCTCCGCTGGCGCTCGTGAACTGCTGGAGCTGGCCGACAAAGTGCTGGACCTGGAACCGTTGCGGAACGAGGACGTCGCGACGATCGCGGGCGGTGATCTGGACGAGAGCGTCCACGAGGCGCTGCGCGCCGCACTGGGGCCGTTCTACGGCAATCCGGGCGCCGTGCTGGCGACCGTGCGGGATCTGCGGGAGCACAGTCGGATCACCGACCACCGCTTGACCGTTCCGGAGGCGGACATCGCGCTTCCTGCAGACCACGCCCTGGTGCTGCGCGCCCGTCGGCTCGGCCCGCTCGCGCCGCGACTGCTCATCGCGGCGGCCGCGTTCGGAGCGCTCGACCTCGACGATCTGCCGCTGGTGGCCGACGTCCTGCGCGAAGACGTGGCCGGTTGCGAACGGGCGGTGGACCGGCTGGTCGAGAAGGGACTGCTGGTGGGGGACGAAGAAGGCCGGTTGCGCTGCGCCTGTCCGGCGCTGGCGGCGGCCGTCGCGCGCCAGGAGCGCGACGTGGTGCGGCGCCTGGCAGCACCGGAGGTGGTGGGCGCGCGGGTGGCCGCGCAGCCGCTGTCGTCGGTGGGCTCCGCCGGCTCGCTGCGATCCGCCGCGCGGGCGCAGTCCTGGTCCGCCGCGGACTCTCGGCTCGTCGGCCTGGTCGGTTCGGGGCTCACCAACCGGCAGATCGGATCGAAGCTGGGGCTGCGGGAGAAGACCGTGGAGAGCCAGTTGACCAGGCTGTTCGCCAAGACGGGCTGCCGGTCCCGCGTGGAGCTGGTGTCGGTGGCGAACGCGCCGCGGCCCGGATCCGGCGGTGTCACCGGCAGCCGGAGTTCCGCGTCCGCCTGGGCGACCCGGCGATCCGGCGCGGGCAAGGCCCTCGGCGGCTAG
- a CDS encoding LuxR C-terminal-related transcriptional regulator, with protein MHAAVEGYLASDGVRVVDHRAHLVGNRSPRLPSTHPLFADLCEPESPAWSVLKSLAVLHPLGEAALSLIAGLVGRGEDEVVETLRALAERDVLLPGPRPNSWRFRVPMLATVLASCLGPFERRRAALLAVNAIWNDGASCADPDYLPERLVDAGRLVDPERAAAQLLAHSASGANDDREARSLLAATKLITDPTRRAAALHRQAVSCAVQQRFRSAAEAADLALRTLPDALSADSAQQLHLSYVAGLASHGDATALDEFVLDGWRSLPGGEAARTVTRAVALGLLNRWREAHEQLNAEPGRWQSAGPATAACGRAIAQVTASLLGLPSRQHQAEVDASGVAGQVSRLLADALHLRGGVQRGGAGAHEGWDEALDIARSTIAAATIHGQAPGRTPMYREMATILTARGLLNRARAVLDEARSQHLLLPHLLAVPAADLAHTLGAHDRSRTIIEQGLARAAADGLVIGTDELWLRLAAWESRHGNPMAGRECAARIERIAERAGTTAARRNHLLARVIVERDPAAASEVIGLSRAGGRPVELARIALVVGESGLGDPNLLREAYRTFGELDALIPRARLRLLMRARTIAVSGRSATLAENERLLATLITDGLSNQQVAVVLGTSAKSVEGRLTRFFQRAGYQSRAELATATLRGGTSVSA; from the coding sequence GTGCACGCCGCGGTCGAGGGTTACCTGGCGTCCGACGGCGTGCGGGTGGTCGACCACCGGGCGCATCTGGTCGGGAACCGGTCTCCTCGCCTGCCTAGCACCCATCCCCTCTTCGCGGACCTGTGCGAGCCGGAATCACCGGCCTGGTCCGTTCTCAAGTCGCTGGCGGTACTGCACCCGCTGGGCGAAGCCGCCCTGTCGTTGATCGCCGGCTTAGTCGGCCGCGGCGAGGACGAGGTCGTCGAAACCCTGCGGGCGCTGGCCGAAAGGGACGTGCTGCTGCCCGGCCCGCGTCCGAATTCCTGGCGCTTCCGCGTGCCGATGCTCGCCACCGTGCTCGCTTCCTGCCTGGGCCCCTTCGAACGGCGCAGGGCAGCGCTGCTCGCCGTGAACGCCATCTGGAACGACGGCGCGTCCTGCGCGGATCCTGATTACCTGCCCGAGCGGCTGGTGGACGCGGGCAGGCTGGTGGACCCGGAACGCGCCGCGGCGCAGTTGCTGGCGCACAGCGCCTCGGGCGCGAACGACGACCGGGAGGCTCGATCGCTGCTGGCGGCGACCAAGCTGATCACCGATCCCACCCGCCGGGCCGCGGCGCTGCACCGGCAGGCCGTGTCGTGCGCGGTGCAGCAGCGGTTCAGGTCGGCCGCAGAGGCGGCCGACCTCGCTCTGCGCACGCTGCCGGACGCGCTCTCGGCCGATTCCGCGCAGCAGCTGCACCTCAGCTACGTGGCCGGTTTGGCCTCCCACGGCGACGCGACCGCGTTGGACGAGTTCGTCCTGGACGGCTGGCGATCGCTTCCCGGTGGTGAAGCGGCCCGGACCGTGACCCGAGCCGTCGCGCTCGGCCTGCTCAACCGATGGCGAGAAGCGCACGAGCAGCTCAACGCCGAACCCGGGCGGTGGCAGTCAGCCGGCCCTGCCACGGCCGCGTGCGGCCGGGCCATCGCTCAGGTGACCGCGTCGTTGCTGGGGCTGCCGTCCCGCCAGCACCAGGCCGAGGTCGACGCGAGCGGTGTCGCTGGTCAGGTATCGCGGTTGCTGGCAGACGCGCTCCACTTGCGCGGCGGGGTGCAACGCGGTGGGGCCGGGGCGCACGAGGGGTGGGATGAGGCCCTCGACATCGCGCGGTCCACGATCGCTGCGGCGACGATCCACGGCCAGGCTCCAGGGCGGACACCGATGTACCGCGAGATGGCGACGATCCTGACCGCCCGGGGCCTGCTGAACAGGGCGCGTGCCGTGCTCGACGAAGCCCGCTCGCAGCACCTGCTGCTGCCGCACCTGCTGGCGGTGCCCGCCGCGGACCTGGCGCACACGCTCGGCGCCCACGACCGCTCGCGAACGATCATCGAGCAGGGGCTCGCTCGCGCCGCCGCCGACGGGCTCGTCATCGGCACCGACGAACTGTGGTTGCGGCTGGCCGCATGGGAGTCGCGGCACGGGAACCCGATGGCAGGGCGGGAATGCGCGGCGCGAATCGAGCGGATCGCCGAGCGCGCGGGAACGACCGCCGCGCGACGCAACCACCTCCTCGCGCGAGTGATCGTCGAGCGCGACCCGGCTGCCGCGAGCGAGGTGATCGGACTCTCCCGTGCCGGCGGCCGACCGGTCGAGCTGGCCCGCATTGCTCTGGTCGTGGGCGAGAGCGGGCTCGGGGACCCGAACCTCCTGCGGGAGGCTTACCGGACGTTCGGCGAGCTCGACGCCCTGATTCCGCGAGCGCGGCTGCGTCTGCTGATGCGCGCGCGCACCATCGCGGTCTCCGGCCGGAGTGCGACCCTCGCCGAGAACGAGCGGTTGCTCGCGACCCTCATCACGGACGGGCTGAGCAACCAGCAGGTCGCCGTCGTCCTCGGAACCAGTGCGAAGAGCGTGGAGGGACGGCTGACCCGCTTCTTCCAACGTGCCGGTTACCAGTCGCGCGCCGAACTGGCGACCGCGACGTTGCGCGGCGGCACGTCCGTGTCCGCTTGA
- a CDS encoding helix-turn-helix transcriptional regulator, with translation MTSQSESTEPSSALHDEQAPVKRVRVAAWAADPLTLNGLTQALMGRLDVFVAAGELPADVDVLVVAADRVTSEVMVSMRRAAAQCSAPMVLVTNELDRTRLLGAVECRVVAVLHRSAATEERLISTIDVVAGGGGLLPPNLLGDLLRQVQNLQEEVLTPRGLNTSGLTSREVDVIRLLAEGCDTEEIATRMCYSERTVKNVIYAMTSRFNLRNRPQLVAYAMRTGII, from the coding sequence ATGACTTCCCAGTCCGAATCAACAGAACCGTCGTCGGCTCTGCACGACGAGCAAGCGCCCGTGAAGCGCGTGCGGGTAGCGGCATGGGCGGCCGATCCCCTCACGCTGAACGGTTTGACCCAGGCGTTGATGGGACGCCTGGACGTGTTCGTCGCCGCGGGCGAGCTACCCGCGGACGTGGATGTCCTGGTGGTCGCGGCCGACCGGGTCACCTCGGAAGTCATGGTCAGCATGCGCCGGGCAGCCGCCCAGTGCTCGGCACCGATGGTGCTGGTGACCAACGAGCTCGACCGAACCCGGCTGCTGGGCGCGGTCGAGTGCCGCGTGGTCGCGGTGCTGCACCGCAGCGCGGCCACCGAGGAGCGGCTGATCAGCACGATCGACGTCGTGGCCGGAGGTGGCGGCCTGCTGCCGCCGAACCTGCTCGGTGATCTGCTGCGCCAGGTGCAGAATCTGCAAGAAGAGGTGCTGACCCCGCGTGGCCTGAACACTTCCGGCCTGACCAGCCGAGAGGTCGACGTGATCCGGTTGCTGGCCGAAGGGTGCGACACCGAGGAGATCGCGACTCGGATGTGCTACTCGGAACGCACCGTGAAGAACGTCATCTACGCCATGACGAGCCGCTTCAACCTGCGCAATCGTCCGCAGCTGGTCGCATACGCGATGCGAACCGGAATCATCTAG
- a CDS encoding response regulator transcription factor, protein MRSDHVRTIRIADVRQVALGRMPLQSDSAAGRPAAGFADSPRQTSERTTQADPAGGTRPSAAQHRILVIASDSAAAHVITSSLQQAGFLPVVVMDDATGLELARQLMPDLVVLDLVLRGDDGIGFCRELRVRSQVPVIMLTSWEQEDDRFRRFDAGVDDYLTKPFSPRELVLRVRAVLRRTTVPQPSAALSAGDLVVHPSARTVTKGGRLLSLRNKEFELLLFLLANPGRVVRREELMREVWAQDFGDPSTVTVHVRRLREKIEDEPSRPELLITVWGVGYRFDPPAATGGMR, encoded by the coding sequence ATGCGGAGTGATCACGTGCGAACGATTCGAATCGCCGACGTACGACAGGTAGCGCTGGGGCGAATGCCTCTCCAGTCGGACTCGGCCGCTGGGAGACCTGCCGCGGGGTTCGCCGACTCGCCGCGGCAGACCTCCGAGCGGACGACGCAGGCGGATCCGGCGGGAGGCACCCGCCCTTCCGCGGCGCAACACCGGATCCTGGTCATCGCGAGCGACTCCGCTGCGGCCCACGTGATCACCAGTTCGCTCCAGCAGGCGGGTTTCCTCCCGGTCGTCGTCATGGACGATGCCACGGGGTTGGAACTCGCCAGGCAGCTGATGCCGGACCTGGTCGTGCTCGACCTGGTGCTCCGGGGAGACGACGGCATCGGATTCTGCCGGGAACTGCGCGTCCGCAGCCAGGTGCCCGTGATCATGTTGACCTCGTGGGAACAGGAGGACGATCGGTTTCGCAGGTTCGACGCCGGTGTGGACGATTACCTGACCAAACCGTTCAGTCCGCGCGAACTGGTGTTGCGCGTCCGGGCGGTGCTCCGGCGTACGACCGTTCCGCAGCCTTCCGCCGCGCTGAGCGCCGGTGATCTTGTGGTGCATCCGTCGGCGCGGACGGTCACCAAGGGCGGGCGGTTGTTGAGCCTGCGGAACAAGGAGTTCGAGCTGCTGCTGTTCCTGCTGGCCAATCCCGGACGAGTCGTCCGGCGGGAGGAGTTGATGCGGGAGGTCTGGGCGCAGGACTTCGGTGACCCGTCCACCGTGACCGTCCACGTGCGGAGGCTGCGGGAGAAAATCGAGGATGAACCGTCGCGGCCCGAGCTCCTGATCACCGTGTGGGGTGTCGGGTACCGGTTCGACCCTCCTGCGGCGACTGGTGGGATGCGGTGA
- a CDS encoding PQQ-like beta-propeller repeat protein: MFIGLVNPTPSEPDLTVAGVDGNGTTRWKVRTNPACAGFGVTRSGDRSLAVVLFSDADASGGKLATRTTASAFDVHTGRRAWGPVEVSGSLRGPGLTFGESRGERMVLSSQDGRVVAREGRDVVPHYEHDGTVLIERRGVLEAVDSGDRKPLWNARDLAAPASVVSKAGDRRVAPAFSSATGASDADVVALDWSSGDSRMLGSSLHDLRTGRQVADLGDRREVTTHVDEAEGVIVAESPGENGRITAIDRRTGAQLWQQPAHQSGLSLANTSRGIGYGTDDLGTVHIDLRTGRVVARGDWTVPEAVNSTGQMLVESAAAEEAGSPYVAFRA, from the coding sequence ATGTTCATCGGTCTGGTGAACCCGACTCCGTCCGAACCGGACCTGACCGTCGCGGGGGTGGATGGCAACGGGACGACCCGATGGAAAGTGCGGACCAACCCCGCCTGCGCCGGGTTCGGGGTCACTCGCAGCGGCGACCGCTCGCTCGCCGTCGTACTGTTCAGCGACGCGGACGCCAGCGGAGGAAAGCTCGCAACCAGGACCACGGCGAGCGCTTTCGACGTGCACACCGGCCGGCGGGCGTGGGGTCCGGTCGAGGTATCCGGATCCCTCCGCGGGCCGGGGCTGACCTTCGGTGAGTCTCGAGGTGAGCGGATGGTGCTGTCTTCGCAGGACGGCCGGGTCGTCGCCCGGGAAGGCCGCGACGTGGTGCCGCACTACGAACACGACGGGACCGTGCTGATCGAAAGGCGCGGGGTGCTCGAAGCCGTGGACAGCGGTGACCGAAAACCGTTGTGGAACGCCCGAGACCTCGCGGCACCGGCATCCGTGGTGTCGAAGGCCGGTGATCGGCGTGTCGCACCTGCGTTCTCATCCGCGACGGGGGCCTCGGATGCGGACGTCGTAGCGCTCGACTGGAGCAGTGGTGATAGCCGGATGCTGGGGAGTTCGCTCCATGATCTGCGGACCGGACGACAAGTGGCTGATCTCGGTGACCGACGCGAAGTCACCACCCACGTCGACGAGGCGGAAGGCGTGATCGTCGCCGAGAGTCCGGGCGAGAACGGCCGCATCACCGCCATTGACCGGCGAACCGGTGCACAGCTGTGGCAGCAGCCCGCGCACCAGTCCGGATTGAGCCTGGCGAACACTTCCCGCGGCATCGGGTACGGCACCGACGACCTCGGCACCGTCCACATCGATCTCCGCACCGGCCGAGTTGTGGCCCGTGGCGACTGGACCGTGCCGGAAGCCGTGAACTCGACGGGGCAGATGCTCGTCGAGAGCGCCGCAGCAGAAGAGGCGGGCAGCCCCTACGTCGCCTTCCGAGCTTAG
- a CDS encoding BlaI/MecI/CopY family transcriptional regulator gives MLGLGELELKVMNTLWAADEQLRVRDVLARLSAERTFAYTTIMTVLDHLHDKGWVQRTRVGRAFSYWPVRSREEAGAHVLREVLDSSGDAESVLLHFAASVSERESELLRRALKNGRGTP, from the coding sequence ATGCTGGGACTCGGTGAGCTGGAACTCAAGGTGATGAACACCCTGTGGGCGGCCGATGAACAGCTCCGCGTGCGCGACGTGCTCGCACGGCTCTCGGCCGAGCGGACCTTCGCCTACACCACGATCATGACGGTCCTCGACCACCTGCACGACAAGGGTTGGGTGCAGCGCACCCGGGTCGGGCGCGCCTTCAGCTACTGGCCCGTGCGCTCGCGAGAGGAAGCGGGTGCCCACGTGCTCCGCGAGGTGCTCGACTCCTCCGGTGACGCCGAGTCCGTCCTGCTGCACTTCGCCGCCTCCGTCTCCGAGCGCGAGTCGGAACTGCTGCGGCGAGCCCTCAAGAACGGACGCGGAACACCATGA
- a CDS encoding M56 family metallopeptidase, with the protein MTMALGLLTGAVLIGAFSPTYLRGLIHPRVRPGIALAGWVASPLVAIGAAVAGATLLLIPDSGSVDGVLGMARSCVNVVHGHAWAWEYVIRLGGAALVAAGVLRVLVVTVGLVQQDAVLRRRHLSAVRLLSCEDPDSAVLWLDQATPVAYSVGGRRGTIVATTGVRHLEAETRDAVLAHERAHLSGRHHALVLVVTALAKALPFVPLFHAAPPAVRVLVELAADAGAARRCGARSVRAALHAVTGDTTPATSLAMSRESVQLRLQWLRAATPANRHRVCCVAAVAASTSPALIAIGAVACLVLLYCSGARGF; encoded by the coding sequence ATGACGATGGCCCTCGGGCTACTCACCGGCGCGGTCCTGATCGGCGCTTTCAGCCCGACCTACCTGCGCGGCCTGATCCACCCTCGGGTGCGCCCCGGCATTGCGCTGGCGGGGTGGGTCGCGTCCCCGCTGGTGGCGATCGGCGCGGCGGTCGCCGGGGCGACGCTGCTGCTGATCCCGGACAGCGGATCCGTCGACGGTGTTCTCGGCATGGCTCGCAGCTGCGTCAACGTGGTGCACGGCCACGCGTGGGCCTGGGAGTACGTGATCCGGCTCGGCGGTGCCGCGCTCGTGGCAGCCGGAGTACTGCGCGTGCTGGTCGTGACCGTCGGACTCGTCCAGCAGGACGCCGTGCTGCGGCGGCGCCACCTGAGCGCAGTGCGATTGCTCTCGTGCGAGGACCCCGACTCCGCTGTGCTGTGGCTGGACCAAGCCACGCCGGTGGCCTACAGCGTCGGCGGCCGACGCGGCACGATCGTGGCGACCACCGGAGTGCGGCACCTCGAGGCCGAGACCCGGGACGCGGTCCTTGCACACGAGCGGGCGCACCTGTCCGGACGGCACCACGCGCTGGTCCTGGTCGTCACCGCGCTCGCCAAGGCGTTGCCGTTCGTACCGCTGTTCCACGCGGCCCCTCCGGCGGTGCGCGTGCTCGTCGAACTCGCCGCGGACGCGGGAGCCGCCCGGCGCTGCGGCGCGAGATCGGTGCGCGCCGCGCTGCACGCGGTGACCGGCGACACGACACCGGCGACGTCGCTGGCGATGTCGCGGGAGTCGGTGCAGCTGCGGTTGCAGTGGCTGCGGGCGGCGACCCCGGCCAACCGGCACCGGGTGTGCTGCGTGGCCGCCGTGGCCGCCTCGACCTCTCCCGCCCTCATCGCCATAGGCGCTGTGGCGTGCCTGGTGCTGTTGTACTGCTCCGGCGCCCGGGGCTTCTGA
- a CDS encoding DsbA family protein, translating into MGDTGAKGKWLNVTAVALAVAVVFLLGYMLAGQVGSNQAAPQQTDEQQESPLAKLARRTPGDPVALGKPDAPVVMLNYSDYRCPFCAKFSRDIEPELIKRYVDAGVLRLEWRDYPIFGEESIEAAKAGRAAAAQGKFWEYLGAVYQAAPERGHASLPHDQLIDYAKQVGITDIPGFEAAMNDPATLSAIQADATEGSQIGVSSTPTFLVNGEPILGAQPLDQFIGAVEQAKATSE; encoded by the coding sequence GTGGGCGACACAGGCGCTAAGGGGAAATGGCTGAACGTGACCGCGGTGGCGCTCGCCGTCGCGGTCGTGTTCCTGCTGGGATACATGCTGGCCGGGCAGGTCGGGTCGAACCAGGCTGCTCCGCAGCAGACCGACGAGCAGCAGGAGAGCCCGCTGGCGAAACTGGCACGTCGCACCCCCGGTGATCCGGTGGCGCTCGGCAAGCCGGACGCACCGGTCGTCATGCTCAATTACTCGGACTACCGGTGCCCGTTCTGCGCGAAGTTCTCCCGCGACATCGAGCCCGAATTAATCAAGCGCTACGTCGATGCCGGCGTGCTGCGCCTCGAATGGCGGGATTACCCGATCTTCGGGGAGGAGTCGATCGAAGCCGCCAAGGCCGGGCGTGCGGCAGCAGCCCAAGGCAAGTTCTGGGAATACCTGGGCGCGGTCTACCAGGCGGCTCCGGAACGGGGACACGCGTCGCTGCCGCACGACCAGCTCATCGACTACGCCAAGCAGGTCGGGATCACCGACATCCCCGGATTCGAGGCGGCCATGAACGATCCCGCCACGCTCTCGGCCATCCAGGCAGACGCGACGGAAGGATCCCAAATCGGCGTGTCGAGCACTCCGACGTTCCTGGTCAACGGCGAGCCGATCCTCGGCGCCCAGCCGCTCGACCAGTTCATCGGCGCCGTCGAACAGGCGAAGGCGACCTCGGAGTGA
- a CDS encoding cytochrome c biogenesis CcdA family protein codes for MSEIGLLGAFLGGLLTLISPCSAMLLPSFFAYAFDGLGKLVARSAVFYLGLTTTLVPLGAAAGFFGALLTQHRTALTVASGVVLIALGLLQISGKGFGFAAAQRMTGRIRISSGLSVYALGTVYGLAGFCAGPLLGSVLTVSAAGGETLYGAILLALFALGMAFPLFLLALLWERLRLGERAWLRGREVTIGRMRLHTTNIISGLVFATIGLMFVLTEGTANLGGLTDVDTQFAVQAWLQQTSSRISNTTVLLALAVVALAAVLWKIARIRRSEGDVSDAASDETAFVAGQQND; via the coding sequence GTGAGCGAGATCGGACTGCTCGGCGCGTTCCTCGGCGGACTGCTGACCCTGATCAGCCCGTGCTCGGCGATGCTGCTGCCGTCCTTCTTCGCCTACGCCTTCGACGGCCTCGGCAAGCTGGTCGCCCGGAGCGCGGTCTTCTACCTCGGACTCACCACCACCCTGGTCCCGCTCGGGGCCGCCGCAGGATTCTTCGGCGCGCTGCTTACCCAGCACCGCACGGCACTCACCGTGGCCAGCGGCGTGGTGCTGATCGCGCTCGGGCTGCTGCAGATCTCCGGCAAGGGCTTCGGATTCGCCGCGGCGCAACGCATGACCGGCCGGATCCGCATCTCCTCCGGACTGTCCGTGTACGCGCTCGGCACGGTCTACGGACTGGCCGGGTTCTGCGCCGGACCGCTGCTGGGCAGCGTGCTCACCGTCTCGGCCGCCGGAGGCGAGACGCTCTACGGCGCGATCCTGCTCGCCCTGTTCGCACTCGGCATGGCCTTCCCGCTGTTCCTGCTGGCACTGCTCTGGGAGCGACTCCGGCTCGGCGAGCGAGCGTGGTTGCGCGGGCGCGAAGTCACCATCGGCCGCATGCGCCTGCACACCACCAACATCATCTCCGGGCTCGTGTTCGCGACCATCGGCCTGATGTTCGTGCTCACCGAAGGCACCGCGAACCTCGGCGGACTGACCGATGTGGACACCCAATTCGCGGTGCAGGCGTGGTTGCAGCAGACCAGCAGCAGAATCTCGAACACCACCGTGCTGCTGGCGCTCGCCGTCGTCGCCCTCGCCGCGGTGCTGTGGAAGATCGCACGTATCCGCCGCTCGGAAGGCGACGTCTCCGACGCTGCGTCCGACGAGACCGCATTCGTCGCAGGCCAGCAGAACGACTGA
- a CDS encoding peptidoglycan recognition protein family protein: protein MSVAFATEVIRRLRARGVVVSDNWTDWRRNGNGQTSAYAGGIMHHTATAYGDAFPALVAGRPDLSGPLCNSAGCSDGSITIVAAHPANHAGASGGRGTRPFPDTGVFNRMVWGHEIVYPGTNPMTDAQWHSMVQLGAVICEILNRGPEWIKGHYETSVTGKWDPGFAPPDRSISMNDVRAQIHDALEGDMFTPADRQFLDDIKEQLTGSREPGQFPGFPSFVDPTVKLSDVDFLRRIDQRVNTLLAHSDTQQEALRDLTQAVSEQHGIDGDQLLSAITTAINEELERASLGSSKSPRPEQPA, encoded by the coding sequence ATGAGCGTCGCATTCGCCACCGAAGTGATCAGACGCCTCCGGGCGCGCGGTGTGGTCGTCAGTGACAACTGGACGGACTGGCGGCGCAACGGCAATGGGCAGACCAGTGCTTACGCGGGTGGCATCATGCACCACACCGCCACCGCGTACGGGGACGCCTTTCCCGCACTGGTCGCCGGGCGACCGGATCTTTCCGGTCCCTTGTGCAACAGCGCGGGGTGCTCGGACGGGTCGATCACCATCGTCGCCGCCCATCCCGCCAACCACGCGGGCGCCTCCGGAGGGCGGGGAACCAGGCCATTCCCCGACACCGGGGTGTTCAACCGGATGGTGTGGGGACACGAGATCGTCTACCCGGGCACGAATCCCATGACTGACGCGCAATGGCATTCGATGGTGCAGCTCGGTGCGGTCATCTGCGAGATCCTGAACCGTGGTCCCGAATGGATCAAGGGGCACTACGAGACGTCCGTGACCGGGAAGTGGGATCCGGGCTTCGCTCCTCCTGACAGATCGATCAGCATGAACGACGTGCGAGCGCAAATCCATGACGCCTTGGAGGGCGACATGTTCACCCCCGCCGACCGCCAATTCCTCGACGACATCAAAGAGCAGCTCACCGGGAGCCGAGAACCGGGTCAGTTCCCCGGATTCCCCTCTTTCGTGGATCCGACCGTCAAGCTGTCCGATGTGGACTTCTTGCGGCGAATCGACCAGCGCGTGAACACGCTGCTGGCGCACTCCGACACTCAGCAGGAGGCATTGCGCGATCTCACGCAGGCCGTGTCCGAGCAACACGGTATCGACGGCGACCAGTTGCTCTCCGCGATCACGACCGCGATCAACGAGGAGCTCGAACGGGCCTCGCTCGGCAGCTCGAAGTCTCCCCGTCCGGAGCAACCAGCCTGA